The proteins below come from a single Ictidomys tridecemlineatus isolate mIctTri1 chromosome 8, mIctTri1.hap1, whole genome shotgun sequence genomic window:
- the LOC101960179 gene encoding putative olfactory receptor 2W6, whose amino-acid sequence METSNGSFRTDFILLGFSDQPQLESIISVVVFIFYIVTLVGNTTIILVSYLDTQLHTPMYFFLSNLSFVDLCYTTSIIPQMLANLWGPKKSITYGGCVLQFFFALDLGATECLLLAVMAYDRYAAVCQPLHYTVIMHPELCQKLVLTSWMGGLGSALILCSLTMKLPRCGHREVDNFFCEMPALIKMACVYSKVIEIVVFTLGVIFLLVPLSLILISYGVIIRAVMTIKLAARWKKILNTCGSHLTVVTLFYGTLIYMYMKPQNSTSQEQGKFFTLFYTVITPSLNPLIYTLRNKDVKSAVKRILQIQKKHSTKS is encoded by the coding sequence ATGGAAACAAGCAATGGAAGTTTCAGAACAGACTTCATCCTTCTAGGGTTTTCTGATCAACCTCAACTAGAGAGCATCATCTCTGTGGTTGTCTTCATCTTCTATATTGTGACTCTGGTAGGAAACACAACCATCATTCTTGTATCTTATCTAGACACCCAGCTTCATAcccccatgtatttcttcctaTCTAATTTGTCCTTTGTGGACCTCTGTTATACAACTAGCATTATACCCCAGATGCTGGCAAATCTATGGGGTCCCAAAAAATCTATTACATATGGAGGGTGTGTGCTCCAATTCTTCTTTGCCCTTGACCTGGGAGCCACAGAATGTCTTCTCTTGGCTGTGATGGCCTATGATCGCTATGCTGCTGTTTGTCAACCTCTTCACTACACAGTAATAATGCACCCTGAGCTTTGCCAAAAGTTGGTGCTGACCTCCTGGATGGGTGGTCTTGGAAGTGCCTTAATTCTTTGCTCTTTGACTATGAAGTTGCCAAGATGTGGACACCGGGAAGTAGATAATTTTTTCTGTGAAATGCCAGCATTGATCAAGATGGCTTGTGTTTATTCAAAAGTAATTGAGATTGTTGTCTTTACTCTTGGAGTTATATTTCTTCTAGTACCTCTATCATTAATTCTCATTTCATATGGAGTTATCATTCGAGCTGTAATGACAATCAAGTTGGCAGCAAGGTGGAAAAAGATCCTTAATACATGTGGTTCTCACCTCACAGTAGTAACTCTATTTTATGGAACACTCATTTATATGTACATGAAACCACAGAACAGCACATCTCAAGAACAAGGAAAGTTCTTTACTCTCTTTTACACAGTCATCACACCAAGCCTTAATCCTCTGATCTACACTTTAAGAAACAAAGATGTGAAGAGTGCAGTGAAGAGAATATTACAGATTCAAAAAAAACATTCCACAAAGTCATGA